DNA sequence from the Selenomonas timonae genome:
TCGCGTACACGTGACCCGCAGGCGCGAGCCGTGCCGCCTCAATCGAGAGTGAGCCCGTCCCCGCACCGATGTCATAGACGACGGCATCGGGCGCAATCTGCGCCTTGACAAGCGTGAGGATGCGAATTTCCTCCTTCGTCATCGGCACCTTGCCGCGCACAAATGCCTCGTCCTTGATTCCAAGATTCATCAATATTTCTCCTCATGCGCGCAGACAATGATGACACCGTGCCCGATGCCGTCCGTGTCCGCCGCCTGACCTATCGTCATTTCTGTGATCTGCTCATCTGCATACGAAAGCCGCGTGCAAACATACATGGTGTCATCGCTGCTCCATCCGTGCGCCATCAAACGCGCGGCAATGGTCTGCGAGTTGTTCCGCCCATCCGTCAGCATGCCGAGCACAGCGCCCTCCGTGCGGAGAAGCTCTGCCTCATGCGGTTCACGCCCATGAAAGCTGAGAAGCCGCGCAGCGTGCCACGGCAGCGCCAGCCGCGCAAATGCCATCTGCAGGGAGCTGATCCCCGGGATGACCTCGATCTGCCCGATGGGAAAGCTGCGCCGCAGCGCGTCGAGCAGCGAATAGTAGCCGGGATCACCTGAGACCATGACGACGACATCATCTGTCGCGAGTGCATCGCGTATAAAGGAAAGTACGCCCGGAATATCCGCACCGATGGCGCACTCGCGCGCCCCGCTGTGCGAAAAATCCGCAAGCGCACGCTTCCCCCCGACAAGGATACGCGCATTTTCGATTGTTTTCTGTGCTTTTGGCAACAAATACGCAGAATCTCCAGGGCCGATGCCGACAACAATAATTTTATGGCTCACGGTTCAGTCTCCATCCATAGTCACGGGCAAAGGAAAGCGCCCGCGCATCCGCACCGAGAATATCCCCTGCAAAGTTCACCATCAGCGCGCCGACCTGAACTTTGCCGAAGAGATAGCGTTCCGCACGGACGTGCACGCGCTCGGCGATGACGGCACAAACACGCTCCGCAAGCCCTGCCGCAGCAATGACCTCCATTGCATCCTCCGTCGTATTCGACGCGAGTACGGCGCGTACCGCCTCCTGCGCCAGCCCCTCCGCTGCCGCATAGGCGGCAAGCGTCTCAAGGCGCGCATCCGCAACGCGGTTGTGCGTGTGAAATACGCCCGCCGCCATCTTCACGAGCTTGCCCGTATGCCCGAGGATGAGGATTTTCTCCGCGCCGCGCTCCGCCGCACGATCGAGCATAAAGCCGATGAAGTTGCTCGTCTCGATCAGCGCCGACTGCGAGACACCAAGCGAGAGCGCAATGCGCTCCCCAATCTTGCCGGGGACAAAGACAAGTACAGGCTCGCCTGCGGAAAGCGCTACGTCAATCTGCGGCACGAGGGAGTCCTTGAACGCCTCCTCCGACATCGGGCGGAGCACGCCCGTCGTCCCGATCACGGAGATTCCACCCTCGATGCCGAGCACGGGATTGAGCGTTTTCTTCGCCAGTTCCACACCCGCAGGGATGGAGATCGTCACGCGCGCGCCGACATCGGCACTCCCCGTCATCTCCTCCACGACATTGCGGATCAATGTCCGCGGCCCCATATTGATCGACGGCTCACCGACGGGGAGACTCATGCCACGCTTCGTC
Encoded proteins:
- the cbiD gene encoding cobalt-precorrin-5B (C(1))-methyltransferase CbiD, with the protein product MAKGELRSGYTTGACAAAGVKAAFLYMAGADWHEVGLMALDGTPLTIPVKNVVETAEGIRAEVVKFSGDDPDITNGVSVFTTLALVDETDDIEFRAGEGVGTVTKRGMSLPVGEPSINMGPRTLIRNVVEEMTGSADVGARVTISIPAGVELAKKTLNPVLGIEGGISVIGTTGVLRPMSEEAFKDSLVPQIDVALSAGEPVLVFVPGKIGERIALSLGVSQSALIETSNFIGFMLDRAAERGAEKILILGHTGKLVKMAAGVFHTHNRVADARLETLAAYAAAEGLAQEAVRAVLASNTTEDAMEVIAAAGLAERVCAVIAERVHVRAERYLFGKVQVGALMVNFAGDILGADARALSFARDYGWRLNREP
- the cbiE gene encoding precorrin-6y C5,15-methyltransferase (decarboxylating) subunit CbiE, giving the protein MSHKIIVVGIGPGDSAYLLPKAQKTIENARILVGGKRALADFSHSGARECAIGADIPGVLSFIRDALATDDVVVMVSGDPGYYSLLDALRRSFPIGQIEVIPGISSLQMAFARLALPWHAARLLSFHGREPHEAELLRTEGAVLGMLTDGRNNSQTIAARLMAHGWSSDDTMYVCTRLSYADEQITEMTIGQAADTDGIGHGVIIVCAHEEKY